One stretch of Cystobacter fuscus DSM 2262 DNA includes these proteins:
- a CDS encoding aromatic ring-hydroxylating oxygenase subunit alpha: protein MLDGFAQEGMAEVWTPVAMSREVRGKPLGLTLAGERIVLFRDGRGTLSALRDQCPHRGVKLSLGKVGADGCLECPFHGWRFSASGSCTHIPLNALPEEKRQRYAVTAFPVRERGGLIWLYTRPGGEAPDEPYVPESLEKPGVHVGFYAETWNAHWTRAMENMLDSPHLPFVHQRTIGRGLRRRMKPESTMEVEVEPTSTGFRTWSSMDGVPPQGSLDWLRPNGMRLNIPIPGRLMQLHMWCIPVDANHTRMLLAAARDFVRMQPLAALVDRYNTRILHEDRAIVESSHPVEAPPVSEERSVATDRATLAFRRWYHERKKQATRTAADEPAATPLAV, encoded by the coding sequence ATGTTGGACGGATTCGCCCAGGAGGGCATGGCGGAGGTGTGGACGCCCGTGGCGATGTCCCGCGAGGTGCGGGGCAAGCCGTTGGGGCTGACGCTGGCCGGCGAGCGCATCGTCCTGTTCCGGGATGGGCGGGGCACGCTGTCGGCGCTGAGGGACCAGTGCCCGCACCGGGGGGTGAAGCTGTCGCTCGGCAAGGTGGGGGCGGACGGGTGCCTGGAGTGTCCCTTCCACGGGTGGCGCTTCAGCGCGAGCGGCTCGTGCACGCACATTCCCCTCAACGCGCTGCCCGAGGAGAAGCGCCAGCGCTACGCCGTCACGGCCTTTCCGGTGCGCGAGCGCGGGGGGCTCATCTGGCTCTACACGCGCCCGGGCGGAGAGGCCCCCGACGAGCCGTACGTGCCCGAGTCCCTGGAGAAGCCGGGGGTGCACGTGGGGTTCTACGCGGAGACGTGGAACGCGCACTGGACGCGGGCGATGGAGAACATGCTGGACTCGCCCCACCTGCCCTTCGTGCATCAGCGCACCATCGGCCGGGGGCTGCGCCGGAGGATGAAGCCGGAGTCGACGATGGAGGTGGAGGTGGAGCCCACGTCCACGGGCTTTCGCACCTGGTCCAGCATGGATGGAGTCCCGCCCCAGGGCTCGCTGGACTGGCTGCGTCCCAACGGCATGCGGTTGAACATCCCCATCCCCGGGCGCCTCATGCAGTTGCACATGTGGTGCATCCCGGTGGACGCCAACCACACGCGGATGCTGCTGGCGGCCGCGCGCGACTTCGTGCGCATGCAGCCGCTGGCGGCCCTGGTGGACCGCTACAACACGCGCATCCTGCACGAGGACCGGGCCATCGTGGAGTCGAGCCACCCGGTCGAGGCGCCACCGGTGTCCGAGGAGCGCAGCGTGGCGACGGACCGGGCCACGCTCGCCTTCCGCCGCTGGTACCACGAGCGCAAGAAGCAGGCGACCCGCACGGCCGCGGACGAGCCGGCGGCCACCCCGCTCGCGGTGTGA
- a CDS encoding TetR/AcrR family transcriptional regulator, producing the protein MARVKGSRNADYEKERARLLEAARLRLLAPDGAQASFRELAEAAEVSVATLRHYFGSRETLVLEVMADMHRRGLPYLLASATEPHGPVRESLQWFLQSLLTGWRLGVGAVHAFGLSAGLGHGTLGPAYVKELLEPTLQAAEARLARHIADGELRRCDVRHAALELVCPVVLGLLHQLQLSGASCRPLDVERFLEDHLDTFLRAHAVAAEPPAPPRPGAGRRA; encoded by the coding sequence ATGGCCCGGGTGAAGGGAAGCCGCAACGCGGACTACGAGAAGGAGCGGGCGCGACTGCTGGAGGCCGCGCGCCTGCGGCTGCTCGCGCCGGACGGGGCCCAGGCGAGCTTCCGGGAACTCGCCGAGGCGGCGGAGGTGAGCGTGGCCACGCTGCGCCACTACTTCGGCTCCCGCGAGACGCTGGTGTTGGAGGTGATGGCGGACATGCACCGGCGGGGACTGCCCTACCTGCTCGCCTCGGCCACCGAGCCCCATGGCCCGGTGCGCGAGTCGCTCCAGTGGTTCCTCCAGTCCCTGCTCACCGGCTGGCGCCTGGGCGTGGGCGCGGTGCACGCCTTCGGCCTGTCCGCGGGTCTGGGCCACGGGACGCTGGGGCCGGCGTACGTGAAGGAGTTGCTCGAGCCCACGCTCCAGGCCGCCGAGGCCCGTCTGGCCCGCCACATCGCCGACGGGGAGCTGCGCCGCTGTGACGTGCGCCACGCCGCGCTGGAGCTGGTGTGTCCGGTGGTGCTCGGCCTCCTGCACCAGTTGCAGTTGTCGGGGGCGAGCTGCCGCCCGCTCGACGTGGAGCGCTTCCTGGAGGACCACCTGGACACCTTCCTCCGGGCCCATGCCGTGGCCGCGGAGCCTCCCGCTCCCCCGCGCCCCGGAGCGGGCCGCCGGGCCTAG
- a CDS encoding DUF2062 domain-containing protein has translation MKRKLRRARVRLLRSAGQPEQIAGGMALGLFVAMLPLLGLQLPLVVLIAELLRRLAHIHVSRVAALAGVWLTNPLTAAPLYGLCYVVGRPLAHYLLPVSFRSANTESAPLELSALSFSGPDALEVVLGLVLGSLMLGVPTAWLGYRITYGMVSRQRAQREQRRARRTRAPGLVAGT, from the coding sequence GTGAAGAGGAAGCTGCGCCGGGCTCGGGTGCGGTTGCTGCGAAGCGCGGGTCAACCGGAACAGATCGCCGGGGGCATGGCGCTCGGCCTGTTCGTGGCGATGCTGCCGCTGCTGGGTCTGCAATTGCCGCTGGTCGTCCTCATCGCCGAGTTGCTGCGCCGCCTGGCGCATATCCACGTGTCGCGAGTCGCCGCCCTCGCGGGCGTGTGGCTCACCAACCCGCTCACCGCCGCGCCGCTCTACGGCCTGTGCTACGTCGTCGGCCGTCCCCTGGCGCACTACCTGCTGCCCGTCTCGTTCCGGTCCGCGAACACCGAGTCCGCGCCGCTCGAGCTGTCCGCGTTGTCGTTCTCCGGCCCCGATGCGCTGGAGGTGGTGCTGGGCCTGGTGCTCGGCAGTTTGATGCTGGGCGTGCCCACCGCCTGGCTCGGCTACCGCATCACCTACGGCATGGTGTCCCGGCAGCGCGCCCAGCGTGAGCAGCGCCGGGCCCGCCGCACCCGCGCCCCGGGTCTGGTCGCCGGAACGTAG
- a CDS encoding ATP-binding protein yields the protein MKASASEASSRERTSAAEVLSGGGDTGALLRALDWSKTPLGPIESWPQSLRSAISICLGSGFPINLYWGSEYVMLYNDGYAPIAGGKHPWALGRGGREVWPEIWDSVGESFARVMATGEATYLEDSLLLMHRHGYTEECYFNYSLSPIRGESGRVEGIFNAVMETTYRVINARRNQVLRELGERVVLARSARDACTLAASTLGSSLADVTFCALYLVEDGYSDARLVAEAGLPAGSFPARLPVEEGPHAPWPLAEARNSGRVQQVGGLSERLGFAPPGGNWPEPTNTALVAPFLPGGAGEASGFLLMGASPRRAVDEDYLQFAERAAALVARAVSTATAFEIERKRAEALAELDRAKTVFFSNVSHEFRTPLTLMLGPTEDALASSDPVLRGPALEMVHRNELRLLKLVNTLLDFSRIEAGRIEASFVPMDLAELTRELASTFRSAVERAGLRLGVECAPLPAPVYVDRDMWEKIVLNLLSNALKFTFAGEISVRLEARGTHVELTIRDTGTGIPPESMPRLFERFHRVQGARSRTHEGSGIGLALVRELVALHGGSVRAESTLGEGTSFFVSLPMGHAHLPPERLGAPRALAPTNSRADAYVEEALRWVGAEGGPSSAPVPASPGERAQPLPTGGARILLADDNADMREYVSRLLGERWRVEAVADGRRALEAALREPPELVLTDVMMPGLDGFGLLRALRAEERTRSVPVIMLSARAGEEAHVEGLEAGADDYLIKPFSARELLARVGARLEISRLRRANEEQVRQLNAQLELKVIERTAQLQESNQELESFSYSVSHDLRAPLRHILGFAELLGKSAGGGLDDKSRRYLRTIMESAQKGGQLVDDLLAFSRLGRGELKRSRVDLVPLVDDLRAELAPEAEGRRVLWHVAPLPLVLGDPALLRLVLKNLLSNCLKYTRPRSEALIELYAEQSPREVVIHVRDNGVGFEMQYVDKLFGVFQRLHTSEQFEGTGIGLANVRRIISRHGGRVWAEGAVDEGATFHFTLPKASPPEAETSTT from the coding sequence ATGAAGGCGTCCGCCAGCGAGGCCTCCTCGCGCGAGCGCACCTCCGCCGCGGAGGTCCTCTCGGGAGGAGGCGACACGGGGGCGCTGCTGCGCGCCCTGGACTGGTCGAAGACTCCCCTGGGTCCCATCGAGTCCTGGCCCCAGAGCCTGCGCTCGGCCATCAGCATCTGCCTGGGCTCGGGCTTCCCCATCAACCTCTACTGGGGCTCGGAATACGTGATGCTGTACAACGACGGCTACGCCCCCATCGCCGGAGGCAAGCACCCGTGGGCGCTCGGCCGGGGCGGGCGCGAGGTGTGGCCGGAGATCTGGGACTCCGTCGGCGAGTCGTTCGCGCGGGTGATGGCGACCGGCGAGGCGACGTACCTCGAGGACAGCCTCCTGCTCATGCACCGCCATGGGTACACCGAGGAGTGCTACTTCAACTACTCCCTCAGCCCCATCCGGGGTGAGAGCGGCCGGGTCGAAGGCATCTTCAACGCGGTGATGGAGACGACCTACCGGGTCATCAACGCGCGGCGCAACCAGGTGCTGCGCGAGCTGGGGGAGCGGGTGGTCCTGGCGCGCTCGGCCCGGGATGCCTGCACCCTGGCCGCGAGCACGCTGGGCTCGTCACTCGCGGACGTGACCTTCTGTGCGCTCTACCTCGTGGAGGACGGGTACTCCGACGCGCGGCTCGTCGCGGAGGCGGGACTTCCCGCGGGCTCCTTCCCCGCGCGGCTTCCGGTGGAGGAAGGGCCGCACGCTCCCTGGCCCCTGGCCGAGGCCCGGAACTCGGGCCGTGTGCAGCAGGTGGGGGGACTGTCCGAGCGGCTCGGCTTCGCTCCCCCCGGTGGCAACTGGCCGGAGCCCACGAACACGGCGCTGGTGGCCCCCTTCCTGCCGGGTGGAGCGGGCGAGGCGTCCGGGTTCCTCCTCATGGGCGCCAGCCCCCGCCGGGCCGTCGACGAGGACTACCTCCAGTTCGCCGAGCGCGCGGCGGCGCTCGTGGCCCGTGCCGTGTCGACCGCCACGGCGTTCGAGATCGAGCGCAAGCGGGCCGAGGCGCTCGCGGAGCTGGACCGGGCCAAAACGGTCTTCTTCTCCAACGTGAGTCACGAGTTCCGCACGCCGCTCACGCTGATGCTCGGTCCCACCGAGGACGCGCTCGCGTCGTCGGACCCGGTGCTGCGCGGCCCGGCGCTGGAGATGGTCCACCGCAACGAGCTGCGGTTGTTGAAGCTGGTCAACACGCTGCTCGACTTCAGCCGCATCGAGGCGGGCCGCATCGAGGCCTCCTTCGTCCCCATGGACCTGGCGGAGCTGACGCGCGAGCTGGCGAGCACCTTCCGCTCGGCGGTGGAGCGCGCCGGACTGCGCCTGGGCGTGGAGTGCGCGCCGCTGCCCGCGCCCGTCTACGTCGACCGCGACATGTGGGAGAAGATCGTGCTCAATCTCCTCTCCAACGCGCTCAAGTTCACGTTCGCCGGGGAGATCTCCGTGCGCCTGGAGGCCCGGGGCACGCACGTGGAGCTCACCATCCGCGACACGGGCACCGGCATCCCGCCCGAGTCGATGCCCAGGCTCTTCGAGCGCTTCCATCGCGTCCAGGGCGCGCGCTCGCGCACCCACGAGGGCAGTGGCATCGGCCTGGCGCTGGTGCGCGAGCTCGTGGCGCTGCATGGCGGCTCCGTCCGGGCCGAGAGCACCCTGGGCGAGGGCACCTCCTTCTTCGTCTCGCTGCCCATGGGGCACGCGCACCTGCCGCCCGAGCGCCTCGGGGCTCCCCGCGCGCTCGCCCCGACGAACTCCCGGGCCGACGCCTATGTCGAGGAAGCGCTGCGCTGGGTGGGCGCCGAGGGTGGGCCGTCCTCCGCGCCGGTCCCCGCGTCCCCTGGGGAGCGCGCCCAACCCCTGCCCACCGGGGGCGCCCGCATCCTGCTCGCCGACGACAACGCGGACATGCGCGAGTACGTCTCCCGGCTGCTGGGCGAGCGCTGGCGGGTGGAGGCGGTGGCGGATGGCCGGCGGGCCCTGGAAGCCGCGCTGCGCGAGCCGCCCGAGCTGGTCCTCACGGACGTGATGATGCCGGGGCTGGATGGCTTCGGGCTCCTGCGCGCGCTCCGGGCCGAGGAGCGCACGCGCTCGGTGCCCGTCATCATGCTGTCCGCCCGTGCCGGCGAGGAGGCGCACGTGGAGGGCCTGGAGGCGGGCGCCGATGACTACCTCATCAAGCCCTTCTCCGCGCGCGAGCTGCTGGCGCGCGTGGGCGCCCGGCTGGAGATCTCCCGGCTGCGCCGCGCCAACGAGGAGCAGGTCCGTCAGCTCAACGCGCAGCTCGAGCTCAAGGTGATCGAGCGCACCGCCCAGCTCCAGGAGTCCAACCAGGAGCTGGAGAGCTTCAGCTACTCGGTGAGCCACGACCTGCGCGCGCCGCTGCGCCACATCCTGGGCTTCGCCGAGCTGCTCGGGAAGAGCGCCGGAGGGGGCCTCGACGACAAGTCGCGACGCTACCTGCGCACCATCATGGAGTCGGCCCAGAAGGGCGGCCAGCTCGTGGATGATCTGCTCGCCTTCAGCCGCCTGGGGCGGGGCGAGCTCAAGCGCAGCCGGGTGGACCTGGTGCCCCTGGTGGACGACCTGCGCGCGGAGCTGGCTCCCGAGGCCGAGGGGCGCCGGGTGCTCTGGCACGTGGCGCCCCTGCCCCTGGTGCTGGGAGACCCCGCGCTCTTGCGGCTGGTCCTCAAGAACCTGCTGTCCAACTGCCTCAAGTACACGCGGCCCCGGAGCGAGGCCCTCATCGAGCTGTACGCCGAGCAATCCCCCCGCGAGGTGGTCATCCACGTGCGCGACAATGGCGTGGGCTTCGAGATGCAGTACGTGGACAAGCTCTTCGGCGTCTTCCAACGCCTGCACACGTCCGAACAGTTCGAGGGAACGGGAATCGGCCTGGCGAACGTGCGACGCATCATCTCCCGACACGGTGGCCGCGTCTGGGCCGAGGGGGCCGTGGACGAGGGAGCCACCTTCCATTTCACCCTGCCCAAGGCGAGCCCGCCCGAAGCGGAGACCTCCACGACATGA
- a CDS encoding response regulator, with the protein MSNLKRILLVEDSDNDVQLTLAALEETHLANEVDVVKDGQQAIDYLFRRGSFTARGEEHPAVVLLDLKLPKLNGLEVLARLKGDPELKTIPVVMLTSSREEPDLKRAYGLGVNAYVVKPVGFNAFTSALKELGLFWAILNEPPPGTVRKDSH; encoded by the coding sequence ATGAGCAACCTCAAGCGAATCCTTCTCGTCGAGGACAGTGACAACGACGTGCAGTTGACCCTCGCCGCCCTCGAGGAGACGCACCTGGCCAACGAGGTGGACGTGGTCAAGGACGGCCAGCAGGCGATCGACTACCTCTTCCGCCGCGGGTCCTTCACGGCACGGGGCGAGGAGCACCCGGCGGTGGTGCTGCTGGACCTGAAGCTGCCCAAGTTGAATGGCCTCGAGGTGCTCGCCCGGCTCAAGGGCGATCCCGAGCTCAAGACGATTCCCGTGGTGATGCTCACTTCGTCCCGGGAGGAGCCGGACCTCAAGCGCGCCTATGGTCTGGGCGTCAACGCCTACGTGGTGAAGCCCGTGGGCTTCAACGCCTTCACCTCCGCGCTCAAGGAGCTGGGACTGTTCTGGGCCATCCTCAACGAGCCACCTCCGGGCACGGTGCGCAAGGACAGCCACTGA
- a CDS encoding ATP-binding protein, translated as MRVPDPEDSARAPSRTGRPLAVLMLEDSALDAELIQARLEDGGLKAHVVRVDTQEAFTAALGRERFDVILCDYSVPGFGGTDALATARQACPDTPFLFVSGALGEDRAIELLKSGATDYVLKDRLERLVPSVERALREAQGTLERERAEVALRQSEERYRLATLATSDAVWDWDLLTHVVQWNDAVETLFGYSREEIRQDVFWWEKAIHPEDRERVKRGIEIAVHSGARRWQEEFRFRRKDGRYTHVVDRGHVSHDASGRPVRMVGVMQDISAQKEVEAVLSRQARLGQLMADVGLALTRGTHRRDMLGRCVEALSRHLDAALARVWLLEESVELLVPEASAGTCAPPEELFGQVPLGAPLLVGRLARTHTPVVFTPPGEGAREAELEWVEREGLGGFVGHPLRVGNKTLGVVVVVARNPFTQGCLDTLHHAADSIALGLERLRAEEDAARLFAGEKAARTAAEEASRLKDEFLATVSHELRTPLTAMLGWVRLLRMGGLSGDKRERALETVERNARAQAQLIEDLLDVSRIMLGKLKLDVVPVEFSSVVAQALEVVRPAADAKNIQVRLVLDASCRVMGDAQRLQQVAWNLLANAVKFTPPSGQVWVEMARRGALVHLTVTDTGEGISPDFLPHVFERFRQADGSTTRRFGGLGLGLSIVRHLVEMHGGTVAVASEGVGRGATFTVDLPEASSSRRANTPLPGDTRLERARASESCPPELVGLHVLVVEEDADTRELLRTWLESCQARVSVAASAREALEALARLSPDVLLSDLEGPGGEGEALIRWVRSLPLEAGGGIPAAALTAFALAEDRTRVLRAGFNSHVPKPVDPLELFAVLASLSGRGGRGGAR; from the coding sequence ATGCGCGTCCCGGACCCGGAGGACTCCGCGCGGGCTCCGTCCAGGACGGGGCGCCCGCTCGCCGTGCTGATGCTGGAGGACAGCGCGCTGGACGCCGAGCTCATCCAGGCCCGCCTGGAGGACGGAGGCCTGAAGGCTCACGTGGTGCGGGTGGACACCCAGGAGGCGTTCACCGCCGCGCTCGGCCGTGAGCGCTTCGATGTCATCCTCTGCGACTACAGTGTCCCGGGCTTTGGCGGCACCGACGCGCTCGCCACGGCGCGCCAGGCCTGCCCCGACACGCCCTTCCTCTTCGTCTCGGGCGCGCTGGGCGAGGACCGGGCCATCGAGCTGCTCAAGAGCGGCGCCACGGACTACGTCCTCAAGGACCGGCTCGAGCGCCTGGTGCCCAGTGTCGAGCGCGCCCTGCGCGAGGCCCAGGGCACGCTCGAGCGCGAGCGCGCCGAGGTGGCGCTGCGTCAGTCCGAGGAGCGCTACCGCCTGGCCACCCTGGCCACCTCGGACGCCGTCTGGGATTGGGACCTGCTCACCCACGTGGTGCAGTGGAACGACGCCGTGGAGACGCTCTTCGGCTACTCGAGGGAGGAGATCCGCCAGGACGTCTTCTGGTGGGAGAAGGCCATCCACCCCGAGGACCGTGAGCGCGTGAAGCGGGGCATCGAGATCGCCGTCCACTCGGGGGCGCGGCGCTGGCAGGAGGAGTTCCGCTTCCGCCGCAAGGATGGCCGCTACACCCACGTGGTGGACCGGGGCCACGTCTCCCATGACGCCTCGGGCCGGCCGGTGCGCATGGTGGGCGTGATGCAGGACATCTCCGCGCAGAAGGAGGTGGAGGCGGTGCTGTCGCGCCAGGCCCGCCTCGGCCAGTTGATGGCGGACGTGGGGCTGGCGCTCACCCGGGGCACGCACCGGCGGGACATGCTGGGGCGGTGTGTCGAGGCCCTGTCCCGGCACCTGGACGCGGCGCTCGCCCGGGTGTGGTTGCTCGAGGAGTCCGTGGAGCTGCTCGTGCCCGAGGCCAGCGCGGGCACGTGCGCTCCGCCCGAGGAGCTGTTCGGCCAGGTGCCGCTCGGCGCGCCGCTGCTGGTGGGCCGTCTGGCCCGGACGCACACACCCGTCGTGTTCACCCCCCCGGGGGAGGGGGCGCGGGAGGCGGAACTGGAGTGGGTGGAGCGCGAGGGCCTGGGGGGCTTCGTGGGCCATCCGCTGCGCGTGGGGAACAAGACGCTGGGCGTGGTGGTGGTGGTGGCACGCAACCCCTTCACCCAGGGCTGCCTCGACACCCTCCATCACGCCGCGGACAGCATCGCCCTGGGGCTGGAGCGGCTGCGCGCCGAGGAGGACGCCGCGCGCCTGTTCGCCGGAGAGAAGGCCGCGCGCACCGCCGCCGAGGAGGCCAGCCGCCTCAAGGATGAATTCCTCGCCACGGTGAGCCATGAGCTGCGCACCCCCCTCACCGCCATGCTCGGCTGGGTGCGCCTGTTGCGCATGGGCGGCCTGTCCGGGGACAAGCGCGAGCGCGCCCTGGAGACCGTGGAGCGCAACGCACGCGCCCAGGCCCAGCTCATCGAGGATCTGCTCGACGTGAGCCGCATCATGTTGGGCAAGCTCAAGCTGGACGTGGTGCCGGTGGAGTTCTCGTCCGTGGTGGCGCAGGCGCTCGAGGTGGTGCGCCCCGCCGCGGATGCGAAGAACATCCAGGTGCGGCTCGTGCTCGACGCCTCGTGCCGGGTGATGGGCGACGCGCAGCGGCTGCAACAGGTGGCGTGGAACCTGCTCGCCAACGCGGTGAAGTTCACGCCCCCGTCGGGCCAGGTGTGGGTGGAGATGGCGCGGCGCGGCGCGTTGGTGCACCTCACCGTGACGGACACCGGCGAGGGCATTTCCCCGGACTTCCTGCCGCATGTCTTCGAGCGCTTCCGTCAGGCCGATGGCAGCACCACGCGCAGGTTCGGCGGGCTCGGCCTGGGCCTGTCCATCGTGCGCCACCTGGTGGAGATGCATGGGGGCACGGTGGCCGTCGCCAGCGAGGGCGTGGGCCGGGGGGCCACCTTCACGGTGGACCTGCCCGAGGCCTCGTCCTCACGCCGGGCGAACACCCCGCTCCCCGGCGACACGCGGCTGGAGCGGGCTCGGGCCTCCGAGTCCTGTCCTCCCGAACTCGTCGGCCTGCACGTGCTCGTGGTGGAGGAGGACGCGGACACCCGGGAGCTGCTGCGCACGTGGCTGGAGTCCTGTCAGGCCCGTGTCTCGGTGGCCGCCTCCGCCCGCGAGGCCCTGGAGGCGCTCGCGCGCCTGTCCCCCGACGTCCTGCTGTCCGACCTGGAAGGGCCGGGAGGCGAGGGCGAGGCCCTCATCCGGTGGGTGCGCTCCCTTCCCCTGGAAGCCGGAGGCGGCATCCCCGCGGCGGCCCTCACCGCCTTCGCTCTCGCGGAGGACCGCACACGGGTGCTGCGCGCCGGCTTCAACAGCCACGTGCCCAAGCCCGTGGATCCGCTCGAGTTGTTCGCCGTCCTGGCCTCCCTCTCCGGACGGGGCGGCCGGGGTGGCGCGCGGTGA
- a CDS encoding DNA-methyltransferase, with protein sequence MSHYRLAHGDAVEWLRTLPAASVDLVITDPAYESLEKHRAVGTTTRLKRGKGSTNAWFPIFPNARFPELFQGLWRVMKRDSHFYLFCDAETMFIARPLAEAAGFRFWKPLVWDKQHIGMGYHYRARYEFILFFEKGRRRLSDLGVADVLSVPRIHRGYPTEKPAGLSEVLIRQSSEPGDVVVDPFMGSGSVGVAAARLGRDFLGTDICVEARVLTEARLRAEGARPEAHAEPPRFMLQSG encoded by the coding sequence ATGTCCCACTACCGCCTCGCGCACGGTGACGCCGTCGAATGGCTCCGGACCCTCCCGGCGGCCTCGGTCGATCTCGTCATCACGGATCCCGCCTACGAGTCCCTGGAGAAGCACCGCGCGGTGGGCACCACGACGCGCCTCAAGCGGGGCAAGGGCTCGACCAACGCCTGGTTCCCCATCTTCCCGAACGCGCGCTTCCCGGAGCTGTTCCAGGGGCTGTGGCGGGTGATGAAGCGCGACTCGCACTTCTATCTCTTCTGTGACGCGGAGACGATGTTCATCGCCCGGCCGCTCGCGGAGGCCGCGGGCTTCCGGTTCTGGAAGCCGCTCGTGTGGGACAAGCAGCACATTGGAATGGGCTACCACTACCGGGCGCGCTACGAGTTCATCCTCTTCTTCGAGAAGGGCCGGCGGCGCTTGAGCGACCTGGGCGTGGCGGACGTGCTGAGCGTGCCGCGCATCCACCGGGGCTACCCGACGGAGAAGCCCGCCGGCTTGAGCGAGGTGCTCATCCGCCAGAGCAGCGAGCCCGGGGACGTGGTGGTGGACCCGTTCATGGGCTCGGGCTCGGTGGGCGTGGCGGCGGCGCGGCTCGGCCGGGACTTCCTCGGCACGGACATCTGTGTGGAGGCGCGGGTGCTCACCGAGGCGCGCCTGCGCGCGGAAGGAGCGCGGCCCGAGGCGCACGCCGAGCCCCCGCGGTTCATGCTCCAGAGCGGCTGA
- a CDS encoding cytochrome P450, whose product MSIAARQPHSSPLESETLFDPTPRRALGEEEPVTWSEASRGWIIRGHEDVLGCLRDSRLGASYEDVLDVRLRGLSPELAGALRETFAAHPWDGREATPLRRQAAPGFTPQVLDACRPVIRGLATRLVRRGGQDRMDVVRAVCAPLPALVLAEVFALAERDREPFLAWAWQLADFHSPAADADRGALARAALGAARGFLSWLTPLLEERRRAPGGDLLSRMLQVEQPGARTAVQRVSTLALLLVCELGFVTDQLGNVLHEVLARPELWRMLRVDRSRIRPAVEEALRFQPARPVLYRAVGETLTLRGRTLRPGEVVFLDVATANRDSQVFTTPERFDLHRDAARQKHVTFGFGLHHRLDAGLIRHQLECVLEVLLEEFPGLRLDEERPPRLKRHGPLVRGFETLPVRW is encoded by the coding sequence ATGTCGATTGCGGCCCGTCAGCCCCACTCCAGTCCGCTCGAGAGCGAGACCCTGTTCGATCCGACGCCGCGCCGGGCGCTGGGGGAAGAGGAGCCGGTGACCTGGTCGGAGGCGTCACGGGGCTGGATCATCCGCGGGCACGAGGACGTGCTGGGCTGCCTGCGCGACTCGAGGCTGGGAGCCTCGTATGAGGATGTGCTCGACGTGCGGCTGCGGGGGCTGAGCCCCGAGCTGGCCGGGGCCTTGCGCGAGACGTTCGCCGCGCATCCGTGGGATGGGCGCGAGGCCACGCCGCTGCGCCGTCAGGCCGCTCCGGGCTTCACGCCCCAGGTGCTCGACGCCTGTCGTCCGGTCATCCGCGGCCTCGCGACGCGGTTGGTGCGGCGGGGAGGGCAGGACCGGATGGACGTGGTGCGGGCCGTGTGCGCGCCCCTGCCCGCGCTCGTGCTCGCGGAGGTGTTCGCCCTCGCCGAGCGGGACCGGGAGCCCTTCCTCGCCTGGGCATGGCAGCTCGCGGACTTCCACTCACCGGCCGCGGACGCGGATCGGGGCGCCCTGGCGCGGGCGGCCCTGGGGGCGGCGCGTGGCTTTCTCTCCTGGCTCACCCCCCTGCTCGAGGAGCGGCGCCGGGCTCCCGGCGGGGATCTGCTCAGCCGGATGCTCCAGGTCGAGCAGCCGGGAGCGCGCACCGCGGTGCAGCGGGTGTCCACGCTCGCCCTGCTGCTCGTCTGCGAGCTCGGGTTCGTGACGGATCAGCTCGGCAATGTGTTGCATGAGGTCCTCGCGCGTCCCGAGCTCTGGCGCATGCTCCGGGTGGATCGCTCGAGGATCCGCCCGGCCGTGGAGGAGGCGCTGCGCTTCCAGCCCGCGCGGCCCGTGCTGTACCGCGCCGTCGGGGAGACCCTCACGCTGCGTGGGCGCACCCTGCGACCGGGCGAGGTGGTGTTCCTGGACGTGGCCACCGCCAATCGGGATTCCCAGGTCTTCACCACGCCGGAGCGCTTCGATCTCCACCGGGACGCCGCCCGGCAGAAGCACGTGACGTTTGGCTTCGGGCTGCACCACCGTCTGGACGCGGGGCTCATCCGTCACCAGTTGGAGTGCGTCCTCGAGGTGCTGCTGGAGGAGTTCCCCGGCCTGCGCCTGGACGAGGAGCGCCCGCCCCGGCTCAAGCGCCACGGTCCGCTGGTGCGAGGCTTCGAGACCCTGCCCGTGCGGTGGTGA